TAGGTGTAGTTATATTTATAGAATCCTCTATAACATCACTTATAGCAGGTGCTGTGGGAAAACCTTTGTGTGACAGAGAAAAGGTGAGTCGTGCAAAGCTTGCGTATGTGTGTGATTCAACATCTGCACCGATTAGCTCACTTATACTGTTTAACGGCTGGGGTGCTTTGCTTTTAGGGCTAATTATTACACAAATAGAAAGTGGGATGATAAAGGGTGACAGCGTATCTCTTTTAATCCATGCGGTTGTGTATAACTTCTACTCTATCAGTGCACTGATTGTGACTTTTGTAGTAGTTTGGTTTGGACTTTATACAAAAAGCATGGAAGAGTCACAAGTTTATAGACCAACTAATGCACACTTTTCCATAAGAAGTGCAGGTGCTTGGAGTATGTTGTTACCGATTCTGTTTTTAGTGTTCTCTGTATTTGGTTTTTTATATCTGACGGGTGATGGAGATATCTTAAAAGGGAGCGGTTCAAGCTCTATATTTTATACTACAGTATCGACGATGATATTTATGTTGATCTTGTATGTATTTATTCAAAACATGCCTTTTAAAAACTATCTCAAAGCCTCTTATCTAGGAGGAAAGAAACTTTTTCCGATTGCAATGGTACTTCTTTTTGCATTTGCAATAGGCGAGGTGACCAGTGAGCTCAAAACTGGGTTATATCTTGCTTCATTTGCAAGTGAAAATATCAATATTTCTCTGCTTGCAGGTGTGATCTTTATACTCAGCGGGATTATCGCTTTTTCAACTGGGACAAGCTGGGGGACTTTCTCTATTATGATTCCGATTGCAGTTCCTATGGCTGTAGCACTTGACGGGGATGTAGCTTTGGTTATCGGAGCTGTTATAAGCGGGGGAGTGTTTGGGGATCACTGCTCACCAATCTCAGACACTACGATCATCTCCTCACTTGCGAGCGGATGTGATGTAGTAGAACACGTTAAAACACAACTCCCTTATGCACTTTTGAGTGCTTTGATCGCATTGGTGTTTTTTATACTCTTTTCATTATAAAGAGGTGTATTTACTTCTATACTCTTTCTCGATCAGCGCTTTTAGTTTTTTCGCTTCCGGCGCTTTAGGATAGCGTTTTATGTACTCTCTGTAGAAGTTTATATTCTCTGAGCGTTTTGCTTCTCTGTAGGCCTCTTTTTCCTGAATACGGTTACGTTGCAGTGTAAGAGATTTATAGGCTAAATGTCCCTTTTTAACAGAGAGTTTCACCACAGGGATAAGACGCTCCTCTAAAAGTTTCTCTTTTAAATCTTGAAAGTTTTTTCGTTTTATTTTTAGAGCAATCTTTTTGTGAAAACTGTTTGTAGTTGAGTAGAGAATAGCTTCGAGTTTACCGGTTTTTTTATTGTAACGGATATCTTTGAACTTTGGATCCCCTAAGAGTGTTTTGGCTGTTTGTGTTGTAGAGCCAATGAGTTTATAAAGCTGTGCAAACTTCTCATCGAGAGAGAGTGAGCTATCGTAGACAATAGCATCTGCCTCAGAGCTTTTCTTTCGTACGGGAGTGATAAGTGATATCCCCTGAGCATGAGACAGTTTTTTTATGTAACTGCTTTGGACACCATTGTAGAGCTTTTTGTTTTTCTTGTATCCAAATGCACCGTTTGTACGGTATCCATCCTTTGCTTTGTATGTATAAAGCAGCGGCAAGTTCATCTTGACAATGTTCCCTTTGTTCCAAACAACCTGATAATACTGCTGATACTCTTTAAAAGGGTTGTTTCTTTGTAAATCTTGCAATGTTGGGATATCCCAACTGTTCTTAACCCCGTTAAGAGTTAAGTGTGAGAGTGAATCGTAACTCTGTTTTTGTGAATCACGTTTTGACTGAAGATATAGCACCATAGAGTTATTTTTACTAAAGAGGTAAGAGTTCCCTTTTTCTCTGAAGTTACCGCTATAGATGAGAGTGTTGAATTTAGCTCTGTTTATTTTCGGCCATTTCGATATAACCCCTATTGTTTTAGGGAGATACTCTGTGGGTTTATATTTCTCAACGTAGTCAACGTAAGGAGTAGGGAGTGCCCAGATCAGATCTGTTTTTTTATCGTAGAGTGTGTAGAACTGTTGGTTGTCAAACTTCCAGTTAAAAGTTTGGATGTTAAGTTGTTTGTGCAATTCAACTTTGTAAGTAAGAGGCTTGTCAATTTGTAGCCATTTGGTAAACTTTTGATACCCTTTTTTACTTACCTCGATCAGATAGTTCCCGGCATCGAGTTCTATACCGTCATAGTATTTTGGTTTTATATTTAGGATTTTAACAGTAGCACCTGAAGGTGCTATTACATGGAGTGATGGCTGGAGGGATTTTTTTGTTGTTGGTTGGAGCTCATGTTTTATCGGTTGGTCAACATGTATGACTCTCTCTTCTTTCGTACTGCATCCAGTGAAGAAAGTGAAAAGTAAAATAAAAACAAAAAAGCTCCGTACCATTTTAGTCTCCTAGATATAAATTAATAGAGTATCTCATATCCTCATCAAGATTTTCCATGCTTTTTAGCATCCAGCGAAGATATTGCGGATCTTCAGCGGCTACCTCTTGAAGCATTCTTCCTCTGTATTTTCCAAATCGGAATATTTTTACAAGGATAGGTTCTTTTGTAAGTGCAACCATCTTCTCAACAGGGTTTTCATTTGGAAATTTTGCTTGAACCGCTTTTCTAAGCTCAGTTAAAAAGAGTTTTAAAACTAAAACATCTCCGATCGCATCGTGCGCTTTTACCTCAATGCCCAGAGCATCCGCTTCTTGTTTCTCTTGTTTGTAAAGACCCATTTTGTAGCGGAAGTATTGAAGTCTATGTGCATCTTCATCTTCAAAGATATGTTTAGCTACACGAAGAGTGTCGATCAGTTTCATCTGTAAATTAAAACCCTCTTTTTGAAGCATTCCAATGTCAAAAGGAGCGTTGTGGATGATCATGTAGTTATCGGGAGTATTGAGCTCCAATAGTTTTTGATATGAAGCCATATCCGTACATTTTGGTTTTCCCTCGATCATCTCGGGAGTGATACCGTGAACCTCCATGGCAGGGTATTTGATCTCTATATCGCTTGAACAAAACTCGTTATAAACCTCTATCTCTTTGCCGCCGAGTACTAAATATCCTAACTGAATAATGCGATCGAGTTCATCTGTCCCTGTTGTTTCCGTATCTAATATTATATATTTTGCCATTAAAGTCTCTCTATTTTTTTCTTTCAAATTCTGCTGTAAATGTTTTTGTAGTATTTGCTTGAACCGTAAGGGTAAATGTAACAAAATTTCCCTTAGTATAACTGTATTTTTCCCGTGAAAAAACTTTTGCTCTTTTATCTTTACTAAAAGGAACACGGATTATTACGGTTTTTTGCTTATCTGAACTGTTTGTTACGGCGTATTTGATCTTGGCACTTAGAAGATGTTTTCTCTCTTGTCGCTCGATCAGTGTTTGGAGTACTTTAATGTCAAACTCTTTGCCGATGGCGAGATCTATTTGAGTATTTTTAGGAGTGTGTGAAATTGAACTCTCCCCTAAAAGGATACTCTGTCCCTTTAGTTTTGAGTAAACTCTAACAGTCCCTTTTGGGAGCGGCTGGTTAAGCTCTTGAACAACTACATGCTGAATCACGTCATGTTTTGTTTCCCCTTTTAGGTGTAGCGGATTAAAGAGCCGGGCTACATACTCTTTGTGAAACTTCATATTTTCAAGTGACAAAAACTTGATCTGCGTTTTTTCATTGTTTGCCAGATCAACTTTGAAAGGGACATTGTAGTGGTGGTATCCCTCAAACGACTGGTGTTGTACGCTTGTGTCCATCTCGGCTGCGGCCAAAGTTTTGTAGCGTACGGGTTGAGGCTTGTTTACAAAGTTTACATCACCCGCTATAAACGAGAGTGAAGTGTCGTGAAACGCTTTTCCCGAACGGTTATTGACACTCAGCCAGCCGCTTAAATCTACTGCACTCTTGTGAATGTTGAGAATGTAATTACTAGTGAGTGAAATGTTGGAGATGAGGTACTCTAGCTCAAGAGGAGCTTTTATGTTTTTAGAGCTTTTAACATTCCAGACAAGTGAGGGTTTTGTGATCAGGGTTTTTGGGATATCTTTGAAGATGATATTTTCAACTTTTACGGGGATGATCTGGTTTTGTTTTGTCTTTACCAAAGCGCGTGAGCCTTCTACAGAGAGGAGTGTCGCTTTTTTTGTTTTATCTTTATCTGTTTTAAATGTCACCTCTTTAGCTATGTGGGCATCCAACATTTTTCTAAGGGAGAGTTGATCGTAACGATACTGCTGCGAGTAAAGAGTTACCCCTTTTGGAAGTTTTATGTTGACAGAATCGGTGTTGATGCTGTTTGCAACATTGTCGTAGACGATCAGAGTGTCGTTGCGGTTTAGTTTGAGATCTCTTGCCTCATGTACAAGCGCACGGTTAGAGTTGTAAACAACGAGTGAAGAGTTTGTCGGTTCAGTTGAAAGCGTAGCACCAAAACCCAGAGATGAAAGAAGTAAAAGTGATGTGAGAGTTTTCATAAGAGTACCCTTTTAAATAAAATATTTAATGATACTCTTTTATGAAAAATTTGTCTAAAAGTATTTTTGGGTGTTTTTATAAAATAGAGATAAGTAGATCCCAAAGGCTATGAGACTAGCGCCCAATAGATGGTAGGAGTGTAAACTCTCTTTTAAAAAAATTGAAGCTAAAATGATACCGAAGATCGGCATAAGGTGGGTAAACTGTGCCGTTTTTGATGCACCTATTTTCTCTATGCCGTAATGCCATAAATAGTAAGAGGAGATCGATGCAAAAATAGAGACATACAAAAAAACAGGGTAGTTGTTTTGCAACACTTCCAGCTCTTGTTGAAACGAGTAGCCTTGATAGAGATAAAACGGCAGCAAGACTATCAAACCTATTGCCACGGTTGTAGAAAAATACTCAAAATCATTAAGATCTTTTGGTTTGTACTTGAGTAAAACAGAGTATAAAGCCCACGATAATGAAGTGATGATAATGAGAATATCCCCTTGATTAAACTCCAGAGTCAAAATATTTGCAATGTCGGCTTTGAGTATTAAAAATATTACGCCGAGGGTTGATAGTATGATCCCCGTAGTTTGGTAAAACTTTATCTTTTGTTTTAAAATAAAGAAAGAGAGAACAAGCACTAAGATCGGAACAGTCGAGTTTATGATCAGGGCATTTGTAGAAGTGGTGAATGTAAGTCCGTAGTACAACAGGGTATTAAATGTCGTGATCCCAAGTATTGCCAGCACTGTTAGAATTGTAAAATTTTGTTTTAGAGAATGGATGATTTTTTCGTGTCTGATGATTAAAATCGGAGATACCATCAAAAAAACAAAAAACCATCTAAAAAAAGCTAATTCCATAGGTGTTATGTCGTCTTTGACAAATCTCCCGAGTACAAAGTTTACAGACCAAAATAGTACACATAAAGTTATTAAAAAATAGGTTTTGATTTATTGCTCCTTAAAATTATGAAAGAGATATTTGTAAGTTTTAGTTGCGTAATTATACCTGCTTTAACTATGCGGAAATCTAACATTTTGGTAGAAAAGAATTTTCATAAGAGTACATTTTTTAATAAAGTATTTAATGATACTCTTTTATGAAAAATTTGTCTGAAGTAATAATTTTTTTCGGAGGCTAAACTATACTGTTTTTATGTCTGTTCTGTACTTGACGTCTCATGCAATATATTGTTTCTATGTTCCCAAAATTCATATAAATTGTATTTAGTCTTAATTATAAGCTCTATGATTTTTTGTAAAGATTCTTCTGTGAATTGTACATATTCTTGTTGCATACCATTTTTTGACATTCTAAGTTTTACAAAAGCATATCCCTCTTCGTTCGTACTTTCCCAATTAGCATGTGCTACAAGATTACGTAACTTAGCAGATTCTTTTAAATCGTTAACAAGTTGCTCATAACCTATAAGATTTTTATCTAAAGCAATTTGAAAATCATCGCAAAATCTTTTCAATAAGTCTACTTTTGCAGAAAAGCTCATTTTACTTAAAACAATTAAACCTGTAGAATCGGTTCGGTCTGTAAATCTTTCGCAAAGTACTGAATCTAAAGAACTTTCCAAAGAATTGAAATACATGATAATTAATCCAATAAATGGAATTGCATTTTCCAAATATTCTTCAGCTTTTTCTTCATCATCAATTTCATGATAAAGATGTTGCATAAAATCTGTAAGTTTTGTTTTCATATAGTCAAAATTCCTTTTGTGAGATAACTGTTGTATTAGAACTATTATATCTGTCATAGCTTGATTTTATCTATATAAAATAGAAAACTCACTACACTTATACCAAAAAAGTAGGGCAGATTAGTGATCGAAAATCCTTTGACATATTTACTTATACTTTCTATTTTGGCAAGTGGATTTTACTTTTTGGAAGAGAAGTCAAAACACAAGATCTTTACCTTCCTTCCCTCTGTTGTAATGATTTACGCTTTTTCCATGTTCTTGGCAAGTATGAATGTTTTTGCACAAAACGATGCGATCCACGATATCTATAAACTTGCAAAAACAAACCTGCTCCCTGCAATGCTCTTTTTAATTCTTTTGCAGGTTGATTTAAAAGATTTTATAAAACTTGGACGTAAACTTCTCATCGCCTATCTGCTGGCGGTGGTCTCGATCGCAGTCGGTTTTATGGCAGTGGTGTATCTTTTTGGATTCGATGAGACGATCGCAAGCTCTTTTGGCGCCTTGGCTGGAAGCTGGATGGGCGGTACGGCAAATATGGTGGCGGTCGGTTCGGCTCTTGGTGTGAGTGAAGATGCTTTTGCGTATGCACTTGTCGTTGACAGTGTAAACTATACGATCTGGGTAGCGTTTTTACTCTTTTTAACTCCCTTTGCATCTTATTTTAACCGTTGGAGCAAAGCGGACGATAGTGTTGTGACTATGAATGGAATCGGGTGTTCATGTACAGTTGGTGCAAAGCGTTACTGGTTTTTGGTTCTGCTTGCGATCTTAGTCTCTTTTGTCACTCAACTTTTGGCAACACAGTTTACTATTTTAAATTCTACTACAACCATAGTGGTACTCGCTACCCTTTTTGGGATCCTCGGTTCCTTTACAAAACTAAGAGAGGTTGGAGGCTCAAGCGAGATCGCAACGACAATGCTCTACATCTTGGTAGCACTTATAGGTTCGCAGGCGGTAATCGAGAGTTTTTGGAGTGTGGGCTTGTATGTTCTTGCAGGGTTTCTAATTTTGGCTATCCATTTTGTACTTATGGCACTTGGGGCAAAACTTTTTAAACTCGATCTTTTTTCGATCGCAGTGGCGTCACTCAGCAACATCGGCGGTGTAGCCTCGGCTCCGATCCTTGCTGCAACTTACGATAAAAAACTTGTAGGTGTGGGAGTGCTCATGGCGATCATGGGTTACATCATTGGAACTTTCGGAGGTCTTTTTGTGGGAAATATTTTAGTGGGGATGGCGCAGTGAAGATAGTAAGCATTACAACAACAAGGGAGAGGATCCCTTTAAAAACTCCGTTTGTAACAGCTCTAAGAACTGTGTATGATGCGGAGTTTATACGGGTGAAAATTGTGTTTGAGAGTGGGAGTGAGAGTTTTGGAGAAGCTCCTGCAACCAAAGCGATCACTGGGGAAGATTTAGAGAGCATTGAGCAAAACATCAAAGAGCTCACTCCTTTACTCCTTGGGCTTAATCGTGCAGAAGCTCTGCAAACTCTACATACTTCTTCGATCGGCTCCTCTTCAAAAGCGGCAATAGATATGGCACTTTTTATCCAAGAGACCATCAGCAACAGTGAGCCGATAGAGACAGATATTACGATCTCGCTTGGCAGTAAAGAGGAGATGTTAAATGAAGCACGTATTGCACAAGAGCGGGGGATAAAACTCTTTAAAGTAAAACTCGGCAAAGATATAGAGCATGCCATAGAGGTAACGCAGAGTTTGGCTGCAAAGTTCCCCGAGCATCAACTCCTCATAGATGCAAATCAGGCGTGGAGTGTTGCGCAGAGTTTGGAGTATATCGAGGGGGTAAAAGATCTAAGCTCTATAGCTTTGATCGAACAACCTGTGATCGCAAAAGATCTAGAAGGGTTAAAAAACATCTCGCAAAATTCACCCATTCCGATCTTAGCCGATGAAGCGGTATTTAGTTTTGAAGATGCGAAACATATTCACCAAAACGGTATTGCAGAGATGATAAATATTAAACTGATGAAGTGTGGTGGTGTAAGTCAGGCTATAAAGATTTTGGAGTATGCAAGGGAGCATAACATAACGTGTATGCTCGGTTCAATGATCGAAGGTCCCATCTCGATTAATGCAGCTGTGCAGCTCGCTTTTAACTACAGAGATGTGATCAAGTTTGTCGATCTTGACAGCCCGCTGCTCTATAAAGAGCCCTCAGAACTGCTTAGTTTCCATTTCGATCGGGGTGAGGTTTTTGTGCGATAAAGCGCAGCCAAAGAAACCCACCCAGACCTGCTAGAAGCGAAGCAGTTAAAATAGCTATTTTTGCTTGAAAGATGTAAGAGGCATTACCGTAAAAAGCGAGTTCGGCTACGAAGATACTCATCGTAAAACCTATTCCGCCCAGAAGTGAAACCCCAAAAACCTGACTCATAGAGCTGTTGTCCGGAAGTTGAGCTATCCCCAGTTTTGTAGCGATGTAAGAGACTCCCGCTATTCCTAAAACTTTACCAAACACTAACCCTAAAATAATCCCTAAAGAGATAGGCTGCAGCAGTGCTTCATCCACTTCGGCAAAGTTGATGCTGATACCCGCATTTGCAAGGGCAAAAAGGGGAATAACAAGTAAACTCACAGGAAGATGCAGCACCTGCTCTAACCTTGCAGAAGGTGATTGGATAGAGTCGATCTTCTCAGACATATTGATAAGAAGTGCTTTTTGTTTCTCATGCAAAGAGTAGTCTGTTGCAACAGGATAGTTGTCGTACTCGTTTAGGTTGTTTTCCATATGGTGGGTAAAGTCATCTGGAGTGTATTTTGGTTTTGAAGGGATCGCCATTGCCGCTATAACACCTGCGATCGTTGCGTGCACACCCGATTCGAGCATGAAAAACCATAAAAACATACCTACAAGAAAGTATGGAAGTATTGCATGGATACCAAATCTGTTAAATATAACCATTATTAAAAAGCTGATTCCAGCCAGTACTAAAGGAAGCAGATGTATTTGATCAGTATAAAATACTGCGATCACAACAACGGCACCCAAGTCATCTACAATGGCAAGGGCAATTAAAAAAGTTACAAGTGACGGAGATACACGTTTGTTTAGTAAAACAAGCGCACTAATGGCAAAGGCGATATCTGTCGCCATCGGGATTCCCCAGCCGTTTTGACTTGGCAGACCGCTGTTTATATAGATGTATATGAGTGCGGGTACAATCATCCCGCCAAGAGCAGCAAGAATCGGAAGAATTGCGACACGTACGTTTGAGAGCTCACCTACTAGTATATTCCTTTTGATCTCAAGACCGATTAGAAAGAAAAATATTGCCATCAGGCCGTCGTTTATCCAGTGGTGAATAGTGTGTGAGAGTTTCCAGTCACTAACATTGAACGATATTTTAAGATGGAAAACATCTTTATAAAATTCATAAAGGGGAGTATTTGCCAGTATAAGTGCAACTATTGTCATAAAAACGAGGATAATACCCGTTGTCGTTTGTGCATGAATAAAGTGTTCAAGCGGAGTCGCCACCTTTTGAAATGTCTTTTCCCACGGTGCATAAAGTTTCATATATTTCCTTGTAAAGTTTTGCAAAAAGTCTTAATTCTTAATTATAGCAACTATTTGCGAGTTTATATAAAAGTATGGAAAAAACTGCTGTATAATCCTTTTATGAATTTAGAGAATCTGAAAAATCAAACTATTTTATTG
Above is a window of Sulfurimonas marina DNA encoding:
- a CDS encoding Na+/H+ antiporter NhaC family protein → MEILERSGAIGSFVKYMTEKRALVNSPRSALMISYIIGVVIFIESSITSLIAGAVGKPLCDREKVSRAKLAYVCDSTSAPISSLILFNGWGALLLGLIITQIESGMIKGDSVSLLIHAVVYNFYSISALIVTFVVVWFGLYTKSMEESQVYRPTNAHFSIRSAGAWSMLLPILFLVFSVFGFLYLTGDGDILKGSGSSSIFYTTVSTMIFMLILYVFIQNMPFKNYLKASYLGGKKLFPIAMVLLFAFAIGEVTSELKTGLYLASFASENINISLLAGVIFILSGIIAFSTGTSWGTFSIMIPIAVPMAVALDGDVALVIGAVISGGVFGDHCSPISDTTIISSLASGCDVVEHVKTQLPYALLSALIALVFFILFSL
- a CDS encoding 3'-5' exonuclease; protein product: MAKYIILDTETTGTDELDRIIQLGYLVLGGKEIEVYNEFCSSDIEIKYPAMEVHGITPEMIEGKPKCTDMASYQKLLELNTPDNYMIIHNAPFDIGMLQKEGFNLQMKLIDTLRVAKHIFEDEDAHRLQYFRYKMGLYKQEKQEADALGIEVKAHDAIGDVLVLKLFLTELRKAVQAKFPNENPVEKMVALTKEPILVKIFRFGKYRGRMLQEVAAEDPQYLRWMLKSMENLDEDMRYSINLYLGD
- a CDS encoding DUF4139 domain-containing protein is translated as MKTLTSLLLLSSLGFGATLSTEPTNSSLVVYNSNRALVHEARDLKLNRNDTLIVYDNVANSINTDSVNIKLPKGVTLYSQQYRYDQLSLRKMLDAHIAKEVTFKTDKDKTKKATLLSVEGSRALVKTKQNQIIPVKVENIIFKDIPKTLITKPSLVWNVKSSKNIKAPLELEYLISNISLTSNYILNIHKSAVDLSGWLSVNNRSGKAFHDTSLSFIAGDVNFVNKPQPVRYKTLAAAEMDTSVQHQSFEGYHHYNVPFKVDLANNEKTQIKFLSLENMKFHKEYVARLFNPLHLKGETKHDVIQHVVVQELNQPLPKGTVRVYSKLKGQSILLGESSISHTPKNTQIDLAIGKEFDIKVLQTLIERQERKHLLSAKIKYAVTNSSDKQKTVIIRVPFSKDKRAKVFSREKYSYTKGNFVTFTLTVQANTTKTFTAEFERKK
- a CDS encoding EamA family transporter, encoding MKTYFLITLCVLFWSVNFVLGRFVKDDITPMELAFFRWFFVFLMVSPILIIRHEKIIHSLKQNFTILTVLAILGITTFNTLLYYGLTFTTSTNALIINSTVPILVLVLSFFILKQKIKFYQTTGIILSTLGVIFLILKADIANILTLEFNQGDILIIITSLSWALYSVLLKYKPKDLNDFEYFSTTVAIGLIVLLPFYLYQGYSFQQELEVLQNNYPVFLYVSIFASISSYYLWHYGIEKIGASKTAQFTHLMPIFGIILASIFLKESLHSYHLLGASLIAFGIYLSLFYKNTQKYF
- a CDS encoding DUF819 domain-containing protein gives rise to the protein MASGFYFLEEKSKHKIFTFLPSVVMIYAFSMFLASMNVFAQNDAIHDIYKLAKTNLLPAMLFLILLQVDLKDFIKLGRKLLIAYLLAVVSIAVGFMAVVYLFGFDETIASSFGALAGSWMGGTANMVAVGSALGVSEDAFAYALVVDSVNYTIWVAFLLFLTPFASYFNRWSKADDSVVTMNGIGCSCTVGAKRYWFLVLLAILVSFVTQLLATQFTILNSTTTIVVLATLFGILGSFTKLREVGGSSEIATTMLYILVALIGSQAVIESFWSVGLYVLAGFLILAIHFVLMALGAKLFKLDLFSIAVASLSNIGGVASAPILAATYDKKLVGVGVLMAIMGYIIGTFGGLFVGNILVGMAQ
- a CDS encoding dipeptide epimerase, producing the protein MKIVSITTTRERIPLKTPFVTALRTVYDAEFIRVKIVFESGSESFGEAPATKAITGEDLESIEQNIKELTPLLLGLNRAEALQTLHTSSIGSSSKAAIDMALFIQETISNSEPIETDITISLGSKEEMLNEARIAQERGIKLFKVKLGKDIEHAIEVTQSLAAKFPEHQLLIDANQAWSVAQSLEYIEGVKDLSSIALIEQPVIAKDLEGLKNISQNSPIPILADEAVFSFEDAKHIHQNGIAEMINIKLMKCGGVSQAIKILEYAREHNITCMLGSMIEGPISINAAVQLAFNYRDVIKFVDLDSPLLYKEPSELLSFHFDRGEVFVR
- the nhaA gene encoding Na+/H+ antiporter NhaA — encoded protein: MKLYAPWEKTFQKVATPLEHFIHAQTTTGIILVFMTIVALILANTPLYEFYKDVFHLKISFNVSDWKLSHTIHHWINDGLMAIFFFLIGLEIKRNILVGELSNVRVAILPILAALGGMIVPALIYIYINSGLPSQNGWGIPMATDIAFAISALVLLNKRVSPSLVTFLIALAIVDDLGAVVVIAVFYTDQIHLLPLVLAGISFLIMVIFNRFGIHAILPYFLVGMFLWFFMLESGVHATIAGVIAAMAIPSKPKYTPDDFTHHMENNLNEYDNYPVATDYSLHEKQKALLINMSEKIDSIQSPSARLEQVLHLPVSLLVIPLFALANAGISINFAEVDEALLQPISLGIILGLVFGKVLGIAGVSYIATKLGIAQLPDNSSMSQVFGVSLLGGIGFTMSIFVAELAFYGNASYIFQAKIAILTASLLAGLGGFLWLRFIAQKPHPDRNGN